Proteins co-encoded in one Sus scrofa isolate TJ Tabasco breed Duroc chromosome 14, Sscrofa11.1, whole genome shotgun sequence genomic window:
- the NDUFB8 gene encoding NADH dehydrogenase [ubiquinone] 1 beta subcomplex subunit 8, mitochondrial (The RefSeq protein has 2 substitutions compared to this genomic sequence): protein MASAKAGVLGVRWLQRAARKVVPLGARTASHVTKDMFPGPYPKTPEERAAAAKKYNMRVEDYEPYPDDGMGYGDYPKLPDRSQQERDPWYDWDHPDLRLNWGEPIHWDLDMYIRNRVDTSPTPVSWNTMCKHLSGFVAFMLFMFWVGEIYPSYQPVGPKQYPYNDLYLERGGDPTKEPEPVVHYEI from the exons ATGGCGGCGGCCAAGGCGGGGGTACTGGGAGTACGATGGCTGCAAAGGGCAGCCCGGAAAGTGGTGCCGTTGGGTGCACGTACAG CCTCCCATGTTACCAAGGACATGTTCCCAGGACCCTATCCCAAGACCCCGGAAGAACGGGCTGCCGCCGCCAAGAAGTATAATATGCGGGTAGAAGACTACGAGCCTTACCCAGATGATGGCATGGG GTATGGTGACTACCCGAAGCTCCCTGACCGCTCACAGCAAGAGAGGGATCCATGGTATGACTGGGACCACCCAGACCTGCGGTTGAACTGGGGTGAACCG ATACACTGGGACCTAGACATGTATATCAGGAACCGTGTGGATACATCCCCGACTCCTGTTTCTTGGAATACTATGTGTAAGCACCTCTTCGGTTTCGTGGCCTTCATGCTGTTCATGTTTTGGGTAGGAGAGATTTACCCCAGCTACCAGCCTGTG GGGCCAAAGCAATATCCTTACAATGATCTGTACCTGGAACGAGGCGGCGATCCTACCAAAGAACCTGAGCCAGTGGTTCACTATGAGATCTGA